CATTGCTGTCATGACGTGTTCCATTTTTTCCCTCATTCCCACACACAGGGAACAAACACATTGTCAAGATTTAGAAAGGAAACACTCCAACAATCAGTCCATTCAACACTTTAATGGGAAAAGTTgggattattaaaaaaattgaaaattaaaaaCTTCAAGACGTTTCTGTACAATGCAGTCCAACACAATCATGTTGCGAATAAACAAAAGGTAACATAAACAATTGAACAAGAATAGATATCCAATTCGATAATGCCAACACCCAATAGATGGTATATGTCAATTTCTAAGTAAAATATACAGATTTATACTCGCCTCTCTTGTTTGGTACATTTTATAACATAGCTTGGTATGATAATTTATCAGAATATATCAAAACATGTAACCAACTAAATGTGTAAGTCAACATCGAAGGTTAAACGAAGGGTTTCTGGAACATAGGTAAAAACGACAACAACTTTTTAGACTAAGCATCAATAGCGTGTCATCATAGAAATAGCTACAATCATGGTAAAAATACTCCTGCTGACATATAGTTAGTGGCTAAACCAAAACAATCTAATAAAGCAATAGGGAAAAGGTGTACTATAATTgacaaaacaaaatattattgCCAAAGTCCTATTAACAAATATATTAATTGAACATCTACTATATGAAAGAATAAAAGGTAAAAAGATTTCATATTTTACTAAAAGGAAAATTTTCCACCACGACTAACCTTTGAGGGCCTGACACCTTGTACTTATGAACTGGAAGAGCATTGATCTCTCCCTCAGTCATTGAAGCTGCAGGAATATTGTCAGCATCCAGTCCTCGTAATGCTTCATAATCTGGACGGTGAATAACATGCAACTCttcgtaaatatttttttacttaATTCTTCATATCTCTAAATTGATCACCTATAAATaggacacattttatagcttgataCCACTTTTTCCCACGACAAGTAATACCTAAATCATCAAATTCCCTGTCCAGAAGAGCAAGCTGGAGTCTGAGACCTTGCAACCTTCCCCTTGTTGCGAGAGCTATAGATGGTGGCATGTGCAGCCGTAATTCTGTGTGGCCAAGAAGTCCACTAGCAGCAACGGCATGAGCTTGAGCCTGTGCTTGAAGTTGCTGACAAGTTGCGTACATTCTAAGGGTGGTTGCCATAAAAAAGACACCAAGCACCAGCCAAAGCTTTGCATTGTAGAAAAGAGGATTCAATATTTAGCATTTTACAACTGATTGATGCGAATAAGCCAATTTCATAGAGAAGAACACCAACCAAAAAATTCGGAGACATTTGATGCGAGTTCAAAATCATAAACAGCAATAGCACTGCCATATAAAATGAAAAATCGCAAAATACAGTCAATGGGATGAACTAACACAAAAGAAACAACAAAAAATGGTAATCTAAGAGATAATACCTGTGACAAGAAAAGCAAGCGAGTTTGTATTGACTGGTCGGGCAGCATGAACACGCTGCTCAGAATTAATTAAACGACAATCATGTGTCAAAGAGAAAATAGTCATTGATGGTCGAGAAAAATGAAGACAAGTTCAAAGTTTACTGGAGCAAAACTAGAAAATGCTAGTACATTACCACTGCACGCCGCTCAGGAATCAATCCTTGGAAACCAGTCTCTATATCTCCTCTCGTGCCTCGGAAAACAAAACTCATGGTACTTCAAAAACTGTCACAGCACTGAACAAAAAACTCTCTTACAGAATGAGAGTTTATCCTTCCATAAGAGAAATAAACTGTATGAGTCATCAGACAAAAGGAATAAAAAATCCAACAAAGGCCCCTTCTGCAGATTGAGCTATGCCTATACTTGATCGACAACTCAAAATTTTGAATGCATAAAAGAGAAAATAGAACACTCAGACCATGACGCCAACCTCTCAGCTGTTTTAGCAGCAAAATGGAACTTTCCATTCTCAAATTTCAAGAACTCGTGCAAGCCCTCTATCTTAAAAAAATCAAGGTATTTGCAAAGTATCAGAaacaataacaatcagttaaaatCATTAGCAATTATTCTAAATGTTCTAAATGATTCCCCACCCAATCGAAACAAGTTCTTATCCACAACCTTCTCCATATTAGCAACTGATGAGATTCAGTAAAATATATCCCTAACATAGGAAAACAAAGCAGCTATCATGCTTTCTCTGCAACAAAATATTGCTTAAAGTTTATGCTGATTATTGCAGCATCATGTACTTAAACGAAAAAGAGAATTAAACCAAGAGAACAGCCTCCCCTTATACACCAGCACAAAATCTAAAATAGATTGATCGTTCTATCTTCAAAACAATACATGGAGCTTCTTTTTGTGGGTAAATTGTTGCAAAACATTATGCAATCAGTCTTCCTCAAATGTCACATAAAATTAAATTTCCAAAGAACTACCGAAGAACTTAATAAAAAGCAACAAATTGCGGTTTTCATCATGCAAATCACATTtttccaactaatccggtaccTTCCACggttaaaaaaaacaaacaattcAAGCAAGCAATCAATGACAACTCTCCCCAAATTTGCCGACAAAAATAACATGAACGCCGATTCTAGATCAAATTTCACACATTTCACCCTGCcgaacaaaagaaagaaaacaacCAACAAATTGGTGCAAAATTTATGCTCGAGTTCACCTCATAACCCCAGCTACAATACAAAGCATTAAACAATTTAATACCAAAGTAATCATGCATAACAATCTTTTTTACACGCATAACTTCGCCATTCAAAAACATTCATCTTCCAGAAAAGAAAACGTTCGATCCCGTTTCTCCTAACAATGACTATAATTGGTAAAACAACAAAAACTCGCAATGCTACACAAGCATCTAAATAGGAAAATAAAACAAAGTTCTTACCGAGATGGATTCCTCTGAAATTACAAGATCACATAGAAAAATTTTGATCTTGGTTGGATCTACGTGGGTTCCGAGGCACGAGAACTGAATAGGCACGAAGGCGTAGGGCTTTCTTATattgtaatatttttattaatttggaAACCACATTTTCTACACAAGTTTCTGGAGTTTATGTCGGAACCAtgtaatccataaacatttcttCATACATGTAAGTCGtgccttttttttttccttatcATAAGAAATTAAAGTGAATTGGTATATTGCAAGACGATATTATGAATTTATATCCGTGAGATTAATAAACACgatgtataaaaataatatcgtGCTCATTGAGCTAGTAGTAAAAATAAGTACAACCAATTATTTGGATGATAAACTTGGAGTTGGGGATGTTTTTATGGTGAAATTACTGTATTATAAGATAACTTAATTTTGATTTTAGTCGTTTGGTtagttaaatcataaaaattcttgTGAGacaatcaattttatgagacacgTATTTTATtgggttattcatgaaaaatattaattttttattataaatatgaataatattaaatttagatttttttacaTTAATTTTAATTCTTTGCAAACTTATTTACCAGACACATCAAACATAATAAAATGAacgagtagatctcttgtgagatggtttcacgaatctttatctgtgagacaggttaACCTTACCGATATCACAATAAAAGTGgcactcttagtataaaaagtaatattttttcatggatgacccaaataagatatatgtttcacaaaatacgacatgtgagaccatctcacacaagttatTACCTCAATGAACATATTTTTCGTTTTTATATCCTAGTATTTATGTATAGTTCCAAGAACACTCTTGTTGGAATTAAATCACCCAACCGAAAAACCTCAAACTCACCCCTCTTTCCATCTCGTTTGGCCGTATTTGGACGCTCGCCTAGCCACTTGAGTTAAAAATAACAGAGATATGTAATCAAGTAATGACTCTTTGAATATATATAAATCTTGATAATTGCACGTGGTCTTacaaatagttttgaaaatcTTAAATTCCTGAGCTCAAACCAACAACACACAAGAATCAAGTTGTGGGAGTTGAGACTGATTAGGCCTCCAACTTGAGATATTCGATGTTTTCCAACTTGCCATCCATTTTCTTGGCTAGATTGTATCTAACATAATCGATATATTTAACGCCATTTTTGTAAATATGGAGGAAGCCATC
This is a stretch of genomic DNA from Primulina eburnea isolate SZY01 chromosome 11, ASM2296580v1, whole genome shotgun sequence. It encodes these proteins:
- the LOC140804889 gene encoding E3 ubiquitin-protein ligase SDIR1-like, yielding MSFVFRGTRGDIETGFQGLIPERRAVRVHAARPVNTNSLAFLVTVLLLFMILNSHQMSPNFLLWLVLGVFFMATTLRMYATCQQLQAQAQAHAVAASGLLGHTELRLHMPPSIALATRGRLQGLRLQLALLDREFDDLDYEALRGLDADNIPAASMTEGEINALPVHKYKVSGPQSIGPSVLQASSSTSVEKKQDPSNAHGSTKTSDDDLTCTVCLEQVDVGELVRSLPCLHQFHVNCIDPWLRQQGTCPVCKFRAGSQWSETGQGEGDASYIV